A genomic segment from Nocardiopsis sp. Huas11 encodes:
- a CDS encoding pyridoxamine 5'-phosphate oxidase family protein produces the protein MGSYHRGELAVQERAALSRQAGHTARAIRASVPDVAADFLADRTFLVVGAGDTDGRTWCSLLTGPPGFLQVPDETTLDVAALPHRGDPLAERLAQGPAPVGALALDPARRRRMRLNGTIRPHGTGLRMETEDVYANCPKYIQKRTPLPAAPAGTAPVHGHALTTDQQDLVRRADTFFVATRSETGQADANHRGGGPGFLRVHSPTLLSWPDYVGNAMFNTLGNVWVEPRAGLLVPDWRTGDTLQLTGRARVVWAEDSPTRERSVEFTVDHVVATAGGGLLAPHPPEYSKANPPVDPPA, from the coding sequence ATGGGCTCCTACCACCGCGGCGAACTCGCCGTCCAAGAACGCGCCGCGCTCTCGCGGCAGGCGGGCCACACCGCCCGGGCGATCCGGGCGTCGGTGCCCGACGTGGCCGCCGACTTCCTCGCCGACCGCACGTTCCTGGTGGTGGGAGCGGGCGACACCGACGGGCGCACCTGGTGCTCGCTGCTGACCGGCCCGCCCGGTTTCCTCCAGGTCCCCGACGAGACCACGCTCGACGTCGCCGCCCTCCCGCACCGCGGCGACCCGCTCGCCGAGCGGCTGGCCCAGGGCCCCGCCCCCGTCGGGGCCCTGGCCCTGGACCCGGCCCGCCGGCGGCGCATGCGCCTGAACGGCACCATCCGGCCGCACGGCACGGGCCTGCGCATGGAGACCGAGGACGTCTACGCCAACTGCCCCAAGTACATCCAAAAGCGCACACCGCTGCCCGCGGCGCCCGCCGGCACCGCACCCGTCCACGGCCACGCCCTCACCACCGACCAGCAGGACCTCGTCCGGCGCGCCGACACCTTCTTCGTCGCCACCCGCTCCGAGACCGGGCAGGCGGACGCCAACCACCGCGGCGGCGGCCCCGGCTTCCTGCGCGTGCACTCGCCCACCCTGCTCAGCTGGCCGGACTACGTCGGCAACGCCATGTTCAACACGCTGGGCAACGTGTGGGTCGAACCCCGGGCCGGCCTGCTCGTCCCCGACTGGCGGACGGGCGACACACTGCAGCTGACCGGACGGGCCCGCGTGGTGTGGGCCGAGGACTCCCCCACCCGGGAGCGCTCGGTGGAGTTCACCGTGGACCACGTCGTGGCCACCGCGGGCGGCGGGCTGCTCGCACCGCACCCGCCGGAGTACTCCAAGGCCAACCCGCCCGTCGACCCGCCGGCCTGA